Part of the Aquamicrobium lusatiense genome is shown below.
CGCCGAAGCCGCCGACATCTCGACGGAAGTGACCTTCGAGGACGGCCGCAAGGGCGTGATCTCGGCGCGGGTGAAGATTGCCGATGCCGCGACCGTCGAAACCGGCACGCTGGAGGCCGCGGCATGAGCAGCACCACCAACGCCAAGGGGGAAACCCTGCTTGCCGTGGACGGCGTGTCGCTCGCCTTCGGCGGCGTCAAGGCGATCACCGATGTCTCGTTCGATATTCGCAAGGGCGAAATCCGCGCCATCATCGGCCCCAACGGCGCCGGCAAGACCTCGATGCTCAACGTGATCAACGGCTTCTATCATCCGCAGCAGGGCCGCATCACCTACAAGGGCCAGACCCGCTCGCGCATGCGTCCCTATCAGGCCGCCAGCCAGGGCATTGCCCGCACCTTCCAGAACGTTGCGCTGTTTCGCGGCATGTCGACGCTCGACAACATCATGGTCGGGCGCACGCTGCGCATGCATCGCGGCCTGTTCTGGCAGATGCTGCGCTTCGGCCCGGCCATGCGCGAGGAAATCGACCATCGCCGCCATGTCGAGGACATCATCGACTTCCTGCAGATCGAGGCGATCCGCAAGACGCCGGTGGGCAAGCTGCCCTACGGTTTGCAGAAGCGCGTGGAGCTTGGCCGGGCGCTCGCCATGGAGCCGGAACTGCTGCTGCTCGACGAGCCGATGGCCGGCATGAACATGGAGGAGAAGGAGGACATGTGCCGCTACATCCTCGATCTCAACCGACACTTCGGCACCACCATCGCCCTCATCGAGCACGACATCGGCGTGGTCATGGATCTGTCCGACCGGGTGGTGGTTCTGGAATACGGACACAAGATTGCAGACGGAACGCCTGAGGAGGTGAAGGCGGATCCGAAGGTCATCGACGCCTATCTGGGCGTCGGACACTGAAACGCGAGGATACGCCACGCCGTTCGTGACGGTGCTGTCGTCGATCAGGGAGGATCGATGCTCTACAATATATTCATCGACCCGTTCGTGCAGATGGTGCAGATGCCCGATCTGCTCGTGCAGACCCTGTGGGAGGGGCTGGTCTCGGGTGTTCTCTATGCGCTGATCGCGCTGGGCTTCGTGCTGATCTTCAAGGCATCCGGCGTCTTCAATTTCGCGCAGGGCATCATGGTGGTGTTTTCTGCACTCACCCTTGTCGGCTTCTACGCGAAATTCTCCTCATGGGGCTTTTCCGGCCACGCCGCCGCCTTCCTCGCGCTGCTTCTGGCGGCCGGCGTCATGCTGGTGCTGGCCATGCTGGTCGAGCGCGTGGTGCTGCGCCCGCTGGTCAACCAGCCGGACATCATCCTGTTCATGGCTACCTTCGGCATCACCTATGTGCTGATCGGCTTCGGCGAGATCGTGTTCGGCGGCGACCCCAAGCAGATGATCGCCAATGAACTGTTCCTGCCCAGCGGTTCCGTCGACATAGAGATGCTGGGCGGTCTGGTGAGCCTGCAGAAGATCGACATCGCCGCCGCCGTCATCGCCTCGCTGATGATCGTGGGACTGGCGCTGTTCTTCCAGAAAACGCGCATCGGCCGTGCCTTGCGTGCCGTCGCTGACAGCCACAAGGCAGCGCTTTCGGTCGGCATTTCGCTCAACCAGATCTGGGTGATCGTGTGGTTCGCAGCCGGTCTCGTGGCGCTCGTCACCGGCATCATGTGGGGCGCGCGCTCGGACGTGTCCTTCGCGCTGGAGATCGTGGCGCTGAAGGCGCTGCCGGTTCTCGTCCTCGGCGGTTTCACCTCGGTGCCGGGCGCCATCGTCGGGGGGCTCATCATCGGCATCGGCGAGAAGCTCGGCGAGTTCTACTGGGGCCCGCTGCTCGGCGGCGGCATCGAGAGCTGGCTCGCCTATGTGATCGCCCTTGTGTTCCTGCTGTACCGGCCGCAGGGCCTGTTCGGCGACAAGATAATCGAACGGATCTGACACGATGTTCTATCGCGAAACCGGCCAGTTCAAGCAAAGCTACGCGGCAGACTCCGCAGTCTTCCCGATCCTTCAGGACCGCTACGGCCTCGCCATCATCATGGCTATCGCCTTTGTCCTGATCCCCATGTTCGGCAGCGAGTTCCTGCTCGCTTCGGTGATGATCCCGTTCCTGATCCTGTCGCTCGGAGCCATCGGGCTGAACATCCTCGTCGGCTATACGGGGCTCCTGTCGCTTGGCACGGCCGGCTTCATGGGCGTGGGCGCCTATGCCACCTACAAGCTTTCCACGCTGTTTCCGCAGGTGAACATTCTGGTGTGGATCCTGTGCTCGGGCTTCTTTTCGGCCGGCATCGGCGTTCTGTTCGGCCTGCCGTCGCTGCGCATCAAGGGGTTCTATCTCGCCGTCGCCACGCTTGCCGCGCAGTTCTTCCTGCAATGGTGCTTCGTGCGCGTG
Proteins encoded:
- a CDS encoding ABC transporter ATP-binding protein, which translates into the protein MSSTTNAKGETLLAVDGVSLAFGGVKAITDVSFDIRKGEIRAIIGPNGAGKTSMLNVINGFYHPQQGRITYKGQTRSRMRPYQAASQGIARTFQNVALFRGMSTLDNIMVGRTLRMHRGLFWQMLRFGPAMREEIDHRRHVEDIIDFLQIEAIRKTPVGKLPYGLQKRVELGRALAMEPELLLLDEPMAGMNMEEKEDMCRYILDLNRHFGTTIALIEHDIGVVMDLSDRVVVLEYGHKIADGTPEEVKADPKVIDAYLGVGH
- a CDS encoding branched-chain amino acid ABC transporter permease → MLYNIFIDPFVQMVQMPDLLVQTLWEGLVSGVLYALIALGFVLIFKASGVFNFAQGIMVVFSALTLVGFYAKFSSWGFSGHAAAFLALLLAAGVMLVLAMLVERVVLRPLVNQPDIILFMATFGITYVLIGFGEIVFGGDPKQMIANELFLPSGSVDIEMLGGLVSLQKIDIAAAVIASLMIVGLALFFQKTRIGRALRAVADSHKAALSVGISLNQIWVIVWFAAGLVALVTGIMWGARSDVSFALEIVALKALPVLVLGGFTSVPGAIVGGLIIGIGEKLGEFYWGPLLGGGIESWLAYVIALVFLLYRPQGLFGDKIIERI